A genomic region of Trifolium pratense cultivar HEN17-A07 linkage group LG3, ARS_RC_1.1, whole genome shotgun sequence contains the following coding sequences:
- the LOC123916555 gene encoding protein ACTIVITY OF BC1 COMPLEX KINASE 8, chloroplastic-like, with the protein MATNSSLLHFPELHFLSPQITHNRRFSFSTRSISRLSTPNVVLRATRIRAAKDESALAERVNDVELNGNGVASRSGINGTASGYVNGAVNRSSVEYGYGNGNGVAVTEVVDVEASKVNEDGRKRRLEEIGKEDAWFKETDKEKVEVAVAPGGRWSRFKTYSTIQRTLEIWGFVVTFVFKAWLDNQKFSYKGGMTEEKKKSRRKTLAKWLKESILRLGPTFIKIGQQFSTRVDILPQEYVDQLSELQDQVPPFPSETALAIVEEELGASVGDIFDQFDYEPIAAASLGQVHRARLKGQEVVIKVQRPGLKDLFDIDLKNLRVIAEYLQKIDPKSDGAKRDWVAIYDECASVLYQEIDYTKEAANAELFASNFKNMSYVKVPTIYWDFTTPQILTMEYVPGIKINKIQALDQLGVDRKRLGRYAVESFLEQILSHGFFHADPHPGNIAVDDVNGGRLIFYDFGMMGSISPNIREGLLETFYGVYEKDPDKVLQSMIQMGVLVPTGDMTAVRRTAQFFLNSFEERLAAQRREKEEATGELGFKKPLSKEEKIMKKKQRLAAIGEDLLSISSDQPFRFPATFTFVVRAFSVLDGIGKGLDPRFDITEIAKPYALELLRFREAGVEVVLKDFTKRWDRQSQAFYNLFRQADRVDRLATIIQRLEQGDLKLRVRTLESERAFQRVATVQKTIGSAVAAGSLINLATVLYLNSIRVPAIAAYAFCAFFGFQVLLGIVKVKKLDEMERLITGTA; encoded by the exons ATGGCTACTAACTCTTCTCTTCTACACTTTCCCGAACTCCATTTTCTTTCTCCACAAATCACACACAACCGCCGTTTCTCTTTCTCTACACGTTCCATTTCCCGCCTTTCTACCCCCAATGTCGTTCTTCGCGCCACGCGAATTCGTGCCGCGAAAGATGAATCCGCGTTAGCCGAACGAGTTAACGACGTGGAGTTAAACGGTAACGGAGTTGCGTCTCGTTCCGGCATCAATGGAACAGCTTCGGGATATGTTAACGGCGCTGTCAACAGAAGTTCGGTGGAGTACGGATATGGTAACGGAAACGGTGTAGCTGTTACGGAGGTTGTGGATGTTGAAGCTTCCAAGGTGAATGAGGATGGAAGGAAGAGAAGGTTGGAGGAGATTGGAAAAGAAGACGCGTGGTTCAAAGAAACTGACAAAGAAAAAGTTGAG GTAGCAGTTGCTCCTGGAGGTCGTTGGAGCAGATTCAAGACTTACTCTACAATCCAGAGAACCTTAGAAATTTGGGGATTTGTTGTAACGTTCGTCTTTAAGGCTTGGCTAGACAATCAGAAGTTCTCTTACAAAG GAGGAATGACCGAGGAAAAAAAGAAGTCAAGGCGGAAGACCCTTGCCAAATGGCTTAAGGAAAGCATTTTGAGATTAGGTCCTACATTCATTAAAATTGGTCAGCAGTTCTCCACTAGGGTGGACATTCTTCCTCAAGAATATGTTGACCAGTTGTCTGAACTTCAG GATCAAGTTCCTCCATTTCCCTCTGAGACTGCTTTAGCTATTGTTGAAGAAGAGCTTGGAGCTTCTGTAGGTGATATCTTTGATCAGTTTGACTACGAACCAATAGCTGCTGCAAGTCTTG GTCAGGTTCATCGTGCAAGATTGAAGGGACAAGAGGTTGTTATTAAAGTGCAAAGGCCCGGTCTCAAAGATCTTTTTGATATTGATCTAAAAAACCTGAGG GTTATTGCTGAATATCTTCAAAAAATTGATCCAAAGTCAGATGGTGCAAAGAGGGATTGGGTTGCTATTTATGATGAATGTGCTTCTGTCTTATATCAG GAGATCGATTACACTAAGGAGGCTGCTAATGCAGAATTGTTTGCAAGTAACTTTAAGAACATGAGTTATGTGAAAGTTCCTACCATCTACTGGGATTTTACCACGCCACAG ATTCTGACAATGGAATATGTTCCAggaattaaaataaacaaaatacaaGCTTTAGATCAACTTGGTGTTGATCGCAAAAG GTTAGGGAGATATGCAGTTGAGTCGTTCTTGGAACAAATTCTATCGCATGGTTTCTTCCATGCTGACCCT CATCCTGGAAATATTGCAGTTGATGATGTCAATGGTGGAAGATTAATCTTCTATGATTTTGGAATGATGGGGAG TATCAGTCCAAACATCCGAGAGGGCTTGCTCGAAACATTTTATGGAGTCTATGAGAAAGATCCAGATAAG GTTCTTCAATCAATGATTCAAATGGGTGTTCTTGTCCCTACCGGAGATATGACTGCTGTTAGACGAACAGCACAATTCTTTCTTAACAG TTTTGAGGAGCGCCTAGCTGCACAAAGGAGAGAAAAAGAGGAAGCAACAGGCGAACTTGGATTCAAAAAACCATTAAGCAAGGaggaaaaaattatgaaaaagaaACAACGTCTAGCTGCTATTG GTGAAGATTTATTATCCATTTCATCAGACCAACCCTTCCGGTTTCCTGCTACATTTACATTTGTTGTTAGAGCCTTCTCAG TGTTGGATGGCATTGGAAAGGGACTTGACCCACGTTTTGACATTACTGAGATTGCCAAACC TTATGCTCTGGAGTTGCTAAGGTTTCGTGAGGCAGGGGTTGAAGTTGTCTTAAAG GACTTCACTAAGAGATGGGACAGACAATCTCAAGCATTTTACAACTTATTTAGGCAGGCTGACAGGGTTGACAGGCTTGCTACAATTATCCAAAGACTG GAGCAAGGAGATCTAAAGCTCCGAGTTCGGACTTTAGAATCTGAAAGGGCATTCCAGCGTGTTGCCACAGTCCAGAAGACTATAGGGAGC GCAGTAGCTGCTGGAAGCCTAATAAATCTTGCGACAGTTTTGTATCTCAATTCGATTCGT GTGCCTGCAATTGCAGCATATGCCTTCTGTGCATTCTTTGGTTTCCAAGTGCTCTTGGGCATTGTAAAGGTCAAGAAGCTAGATGAGATGGAACGATTGATAACAGGAACTGCATAA